The Prevotella herbatica genome contains the following window.
CACTCCCAGTTCACGCTCCAACTGTCTGATCTGCTGCGAAAGCGTACTCTGCGTTATAAAAAGTTCTTTAGAAGCTTCCGAAAAGTTCAGTGTTTCTGCTGCCTTAAGGAAATATCTCAACTGTCTTAATTCCATAAATTTGTTCAATTATTGTATCGTGTAACTCTGAATGAAAACTTCTTAAATATGAAAATCGGAACTGTGACTCCCAATACCATACCCAAGATATCAAATGAACAAGTAAATCCATTCGATGCACAAAGATACAAATAATGATTGAATAATTCTTCTTTTTGAGCTGACAAACAGAAAACTAATCCTTCTATAGTATGATAAGCATATATTCCAGGAATCATTGGAAGAAGAGACGGAAAAGAAAAAGTCTCTGGTGGACATTTAGCATAACTTGACAGCAATACAGCCAAACAACCTATAACAAGAGCAGCTATAAAACTTGCATTAATTATCCCCCAATGAAGACTACTATTCATTAGTATAAATCGTGTTGCATGTCCCATACCAGCAATCAAAGCACAGTATTTATATGCCTGTTTTGGAGGATTACTTATACTAGCAAATCCTATTCCTGCAAGAGCGCCAAAGAATGCATCCTGAAAAATTTCTAAGAAAAACATCTATATCTATATTTTGTATGCTAAAACTTTTTCCTATAAACAACCATCAATCCGTCTGCTAGAATATCTTCAAATTCATCAATAGCATTCCTGCAGCAAGTCCACATGACAGGCAGAAGGTCAGCATTGCAGCTCCCATAAATCTACTAAAAGACACTAGATAATGTCCATCAAGCATATCGCTCAACGAATTGATATATGGTATACCTGGTACAAGATATAAAACGCTTGTTCCAACGGCCAGTTCTGGGGTAGTTCCAATATGGAATACATATCCTGCCGAGCCTATAACTGCTGAGAAAAAAGAACAGACTAAGAATACTACTCTGTCATCAAAGCCATCCTCAAGCATCATTTGCTTCAATCTAAATCCAGCGAATGTTGCGACAAAGACTATAAGCATAGCTATTGGATCACCACCAAATAAACGGCAAAAAGACATATTGGCTAGAGAAGTGAGTACCAGCACAAGCCATTTATTTGTATACGGTGCAGCTATAATTTTATCAAAGCGTTCACGTGCTTCTTCAAAGCTTACCTTTGCGTCAGTTATCGCCCAACTTAGCTCGCTAAGTCGTGTGTTTTTATAGAAGCTAATACCCGTCTTTGGCTTTCGCTTCAAATAAATAAACGATTGCTTTGTATCATTATCAAAAACACTCAGATGCACAGAACTAGGCATGATTGTAATCTCTGTTTTGAGATTCCAGGCCTCAGCTATTCGTGTAACATTCTTGGTTATCCTAATACATGTTGCGCCACATCCTAACAACCATGCTGCATATTCTGCAAGGAACACATAAGCATCACGTACATCAACAGGGGTGTTATTAGAGCACGTCATCTTCTGAGCCGTATATTGAGTAATCGTCCCCAATCTCAATAATATCATGATGATTTATTGAATTATGAAACTTGTTGATTATCCTTAAACAAAACATCAATAACAAGACAGCTACGACAACACTCCACATTATAACCTGATTATTCATATCGAAATACTTATTTTATCGAAATACTTATTTATAAATTCGATGCAAAGGTAATACCATATAGTTACTCACGGAAGCAACGATAAGTGTTTATTACGATAACGGCTATTGGTTTTTTCGATAGCAACAACTATCTATTACATCGACAGTCATAAAACAAAAAAAGGGACTCCGCTGAGTCCCACCTTTGTTAACCTTAAATCTAATACTATGAAAAACACGTTGCAAAGATATTCCAAATATCCATTAGTATCAAGCTATTGAGACTGGAATTATATTTTTATTTAGGTTTTCATGATATAAATCAAGCCTGTGTGCGATAACAGCCCGTATTTTGCGTTATTATATAATATAAATATCTCTTAAAAACTTGTTTAATTCAAATATAATCTCTAACTTTGCAAAAAGAAAGATAAAACATAGCGAGTATATTATAGGATACAGAATTCCGACACCACATGATGTCGGAATTCTTTATTTTATTGTCCTCGCCATAACTTCGTAATATTAATTAATAATAAATTAAAACATTATGGCTTACATGTCACAAGAAGGCTACGATACATTAGTAGCAGATCTTAAAAGGCTCCAATCAGTAGAGCGCCCTAAGGCATCAGCCGCAATTGCTGAAGCCCGCGACAAAGGTGATTTAAGTGAAAATTCTGAGTATGATGCCGCTAAAGAGGCACAGGCTCATCTCGAAGATAAAATAAACAAGATAAAGATTGCTATAGCTGAGGCTAAGATTGTTGATACATCTCGCCTCAGCACTGACGCCGTGCAGATTATGTCTAAGGTAGAGATGACTAACATGGCAACGAAATCAAAGATGACCTACTCTATCGTCAGCGAGAGCGAGGCCAACCTCAAGCTAGGCAAAATAAGCATCAAGACACCTATTGCACAAGGACTACTTAATCATAAGGTAGGCGATGTCGTTGAGGTAAAAATTCCACGTGGCGTAATAAAGCTGCGCATTGACAAAATCACGATAGAATAATCATTGCTTTATTCCTTAACTTTTAATTCAAAAAAGATGAGCACTATATTTTCAAAGATTGCAGCAGGAGAAATTCCAAGCTATAAATGCGCAGAAAGTGATAAGTTCTACGCTTTTCTTGATATCGACCCAGTAACAAAGGGACACACTTTAGTTGTTCCACGCAAGGAAGTTGACTATATCTTTGATATGGAAGATACTGAATTGGCTGAATTTGAGGTCTTTGCGAAAAAAGTAGCAAAGGCTATCAAAGCAGCGTTTCCTTGTAAGAAAGTAGCTCAAGTCGTACTTGGTCTTGAAGTGAACCATGCACACATCCATTTGCTGCCAATGAACAGCGAAGCTGATGTTGACTTTAAGCATCACGTAAAACTAACAGAAACTGAGTTTGAGAAAACCGCTGACAAGATTTACAAAGAATTTCAAAAATTGTAAACGCCAATAAACAAAGAAGGTAAGAATAAAGTAACACACGACTTATTCTTACCTTTTTTATTTTTATATTATCACATTAGATAAATTTATCACCTTTCTTCATTTGCACCTCAGTAACGTATTTTCTTACAAGGGCTGAAGAATCCTCTTTCTTGCAAATCAACAGAACATTATCTTTTTCTGCTACTATATAACCATCAAGCCCATTAATAACAGCAAGTTTATCCTTTGGAAGTTTAATCACATTACTATGGGAATTCTCCAAAATCACATCAGAATTTATAACAACATTATCATTCTCGCTCTTTTGCATAGACTCATATATCCCGTGCCATGTTCCTAAATCAGCCCAACCGAAGTCGCATTTTTTTAAAAACACATTGTCTGACTTTTCCAATACTCCGAAGTCAATTGACAGATTAGGATATAAAGGGAAATTCTCCTTGACGAACAAATTTTCATCCTCCATTTTCCAGTCTTCATTATCCTGATCCAACTTACGCAATACCACAGGCAACAACTTACAAAGACTATCTGCAAGATATCTCACATTAGAGAGAAATATTCCTGTGTTCCAATACCATTCACCGTTCTCCATAAATACACGGGCGAATTCACGTTCAGGTTTTTCTATAAACGACTTAACTTTATATATATCATCGAAATCAGTATTATCACCAATCTGCACATATCCGTAACCTGGTTCTGGGCGAGTCGGCTTCACGCCCATTGTGAGTAAGCAGTTATTTTTTTCTACAAATTCAAAGCCTTCTATCACATTATCTTTAAATGCATCCTCATTGATTACGGTTTGATCAGAAGGCGAAACTATTAAGTTTGCCTCCGGACATATTTTCAATATTCTATGTGCAGCCCATGCTACACTCGGAGCGGTGTTACGATATATAGGTTCAGCCATGATTCTGCTTTCAGGAACATTTGGTAACTGTTCCTTGACTATATCTATATATGCCTCGTTAGTATTTATAAAAATATTTTCTTGGGGAATAATCTTTGCAAAACGTTCATAAGTCTGCTGTAATTGAGTTTTCCCAGAACCGAAGAAGTCAATAAACTGTTTTGGATAGCTTTCACGGCTGCAAGGCCATAATCTTCGACCTTTACCACCAGCTAATATCACGCAAAAATTGTTATTTGGTGTTTTGTTCATAGTCATTTCTTTATTTTGGTACGAAATTAAATATTAAAAACGAAATTGCAAAGTATTTTTTGTTTTTTAATCAAACCTTATCCTTATTGAACACTTTTCTCGTAAAAACTTTGCACATTCAAAATTATTATGTACCTTTGCACCGTCTTAATAAAAGACGTCTCGCCCAGATGGCGGAATTGGTAGACGCGCTGGTCTCAAACACCAGTGGAGCAATTCATCCCGGTTCGAGCCCGGGTCTGGGTACAAAAATCCTGTAAATCTTTGATTTACAGGATTTTTACTTTTTATCAGTGTGAGAGTTATGTACTTTAATAAAGATTCTATTTTATTCACCACATTAAATCAAAACGGCAAATCTAAATTGCAGAATTATTTAGTTCCATTTCCTTAAATTTTTGGAGTTCTTTCTTATCTTGCATTATATTTAATAAGATAGAGTCTCTGTCAACCTTCGTCTTTCCACACATATCTTTCCGTATTAATAACATGACATCTAAAAAGCTATCCACCTGCCTATTAAGATCAAATTCTGTAAGGGAACTTAAATATTTGTTCAAAGCGAAAACTACATCATCGGTCCCATACATAATAAGTTCTTTTTTAGCATCGATAAGACTATTACGCATATCAGTATCATCCAAATTTTGGCTATTTTTTCTTTTCTTTTTTGCCTTAAACATTTCATAAAAAAAATCATAAAGTTTAGCATAAGCAGAATATCTTTTTTCAGAAAGTTGTCCTTCCATAATTTTTATTCTTTCTGTTTTACGATGAAGTTGATTTCCTAACCAAACACATGCCAATGTTGCAATGGCACTAATAAATCCTAATAACAAATTAACTACCATATTGTATTCTTATAATTTAAGTTGTTGTTTTTCTATTATTATCTTATTGTTTATCGAGTAGGAGTAATACTATAACCAGATGCATCATTCTCACTTTTGTCATAAGCGTTATTAATATATTTTTGGGGATTAGATAGAAAATCGTCCTCATTTATATACTCAATGTAAGATCCATTTAGCCAATCATAAGTTTTACAACTAGGGCAATGCCATTGAGGTGGATCTGAATTAAAATGATTTTTATATATAATTGGGTACAAATAATCATTTCTATAATTGATAACAAAGGCACCATGACAATTAATAAAATGATTGGTGAACCAATCATATCCACCATTAAATTTCATAATAACTCCAACAACACCATTTGTATGAGATGTTCTTTCTTTTCTTGTTATATTTTTTAGACAATACTCTATTTCCCAATCGATCCATTTACTTTCTTTCATGTGAGGAGATATTATGACTATAGTAACAGATGTATCAAACATCATATCACAAAGATTTTTTTTAATATTACTAGTTGAAGTGTCTTTCAAATCAGGGGAATCCGAAGTCTCACCCTTGTAATATTGAGCATCATCGCCCAAAGCTTTAATAATATCATCTCGCAAATCTTGTGCTTCACTATATTTGTAAGATATAAATGTTTTATGTGCCATAATTATTTTATTTTATTAATTAACCTAATTATTATTTCAATTAGTTCATCCAATGTTTTTGACTCATTACCTAAATCTTCAAATTCAGACCGATAGATGTCAAAGGAGCAATCATCTTTTTTCTCTTTCATTAATTCTGCCCATAATTCTTTCGAAATATATCCAGTTCTACCTACTGGAATTAGAAAATTTCCTTGGTCCTTTGATATTTCATATTCAGAGCGCATACCATTAGAAGAAACGACAGAACCTTTCTCTATTTTATTGCCTAATAAAAAAATAGATATTCCACTATACGATATCATATCTTGTCTATACTTTCCCCACAAAGCTCTAGCATCGTCGCCTTGAGGAAAAGGACGTAAAATTAGTTGATCGTTGAGCGACTTTTTCTGTTTATAATAGATTTCAGAAAGAGCACCACTAATTATTGCACTTCCAACCCCTAACCCATAGCCAGAAACGATTTTATAACCTTCTTTTATTAGTTGACTACTCAACTTGCTAAGAAATATTTCATAAGATTCTTTTCCGTCTGGATTATATTCAGCAGCAGCGCCAGATATGTACACAGTCTTATTATTATATCTTCTCTTTATATTCTGTAATATTTCGGTGATTTCGGAATAATCAGCAATCAATACTGTTCTTATATTGAAGCGTTCAAGATCATTAATGAAGTAAGATAATTTTTTTTGCGCATATTTGTAGTCATCTGAATTCTCATAATCAGCTTCCATATTATTCTTTAAAAAGCAATAATGTTCTCGCATATTTGTTTTTAGATGAGTCCTCAAATGAGAACATATATACGAAAAATTAGGATCCGAAAAACTAAATCCTATAAAGAGGAATGTTTTTGTCATTAAATCACCTGATAAAGTATTTATAAATGGAGTTTTTTCATGATAATACGACTCATAATCATCTCTTGTTAAAACAGAATTCTCAGGGTGATCCACATCACCATGCATTTTATAAATGACGGCATTTCTACCTTTCAATGTAGTAGTAAGATTCTCGCAACTAGATTTTACATCACAAATTTTACCATTATTTTCAAGTGTCTGTTCTATCAGCTTATCATAATTTGTTGTCCAATAAGTCGAAATTGGCAAGTGAGCTAAAAGATCATGATTCTTATTTGGGGTTTTCCCATTTTGGAATTCATCCCTGATTATTTGGTTTAATTTTGTACGATTACCTCCATTTGTGTTACAATAATATTGAGCAATTGCAACTAGATCTGACTCTTTTTGGATATCTAATTCCAACTCAATTGCTATGTCTTTCAATAAGTTCTTCCAATTAACATGCCCACTTGAGACAGACAAACCTGCCCCTGCAAAAATTGCAGCATCACCATTATTTAGTGCTGCAAGATAGTTCTTTATAAAGACTTCTTTATTCATAAGTAAAATCTTGATTTATTTAGGATACTGATTTCGAATTCTAATAGCTTCTTCAACCCAATCTTCAATATTTTGCTTAATATAAGAATATACATATTCACTACTGAGAAAAGGAGCATCGTAAGTTTTACAAACTTTGCCTAAGTTTATTTCATTAGAGTCAGATGCTGAAGATTTTTGTGCAATATAGTTGAATGTTATATCAATATAGAAAAGCCTAAATGGATTTTCCCCTTTTAACGATTGCTGACTTAATGCATTTTTAAGCCCATGAATGTAAATGCCAACAATACCTTTACCTTCCTTCCAAGCTTTCTCGATTTCATATCTACACCAAGGTCTATTTGAGGTTTCCTCACCAATAAGCACAATGATACAAGAACGATAATTCATATTATCATGAATCCATTTTTTGATAGCATACTCTCCTTTCCGCTTTACTTCTTCCCAATCGTTTGAAGATACTGGTGCATTACCTTCTATCGCACCAATGTTCCTTACTTGTCCAGCGCGCCAACTGTCATTTTTGAAATGAAAGCTGTAAAAAACTTGTCTTTTTTTCATATAATAAACCGTTATAAATTATTATACCATTTTAAGTAATAGGATTAACTCCCGAATAATTAGTGCCAAATTTATAGAACCAGATAACAATGCTATAGTTTTAACCCACACACCAGAAACAATAACCTCCGCCTATATATTTTTGTATAGGAATTGTAAATAATGGTATTAGACCATCATCTTTAACTACATCATTATAAACTCCTCTAAATTATGTTTTGCTATAAATAGTACGAACCTAAAATCCAAAGCAATAAAGTCGAAGCTATTGCAACAAAATAAATGCAACATTGTTACTATCAGCATACAGTGTTAATAGGGCCAACATAATAGTTATTGCCTATTTTTTATTTTGAATGAGTTTGAGTTCATTCGTGTAGTTACGCTTTTAATAAATTCTAAATGCTTGAATTGTTCCGATGTCATAATGTAATTTTATATAATTTATCTAATGCTTCCATCCCAGTTGTGTTAGTTGCTTTCCACTGATTAAGAGTATCATTGTTTATAACTTTAAAATGTCCAATGTTTAAAGGATACTGTACTTTCAATGGCTCATTAGCATCTTGAGCCTTTTCTAATATTTGGTCATAAGAAAAGGATCTAAGAATTGGTCGTTTTGGTCTTCTTTTTTGTATGGTTCTTGTTATCTCAATTTCGCCATATATCCAAGGCGACAATGTTTTATTGCCTATATCTTTAAACAAAACAGAATTTTCTGTATCCAAAAAGAAAACACACTCTGTTTTATCAATCATCTTATTTAATGCTGTCATAAGCATCATATGGACGTGACTTGTAGAGCAATTACGCTTACCATAGTCATACACATCTTTGGTTGCTTTCCAACAATACTTATCATCTATCTTCTTCAATAGTTCATTAGCATATCCCCATACACAAGAGTCAACAAAAGCGACAAGTTCGAAGGTATCATATAACCAACAAGCTAAGTTAATAGCTAACTGTTCGTCATTGTGAGAATGAGAAATAAAAATATCTGCTTTGACTTCAGGGAACCAATCTTCTTGTATCAGATGTCCATCAATCACCCCATCTTTTGTAATGTATTTATCTAGGGCTGAACGTATTTCAGTTTTTTGTTCCTCAAATAGAGACTTCCAGCCTTTTTTAGATATAGCATTATTGCCAATAATTATACCTTTTAAATTAAATCCTGTGTACATAATATTAATTTATTGAGAGTTTAGAAAGTAGAAGCATTTACCATCCAAGGACTTGTCCTAAGGCAAGTTTAATCAGAAGGTAAAACTTCATTATTAAATTTGTTGTATTTTCAATCGCTAATATTTCTCCATCATATTGAACAATAGTTATCTTATTACTATTACGACATGTAACAGCCCCATAACCATATTGTTGTGATTGTACAATTTTACATAAAGACAGATTTGTATCTATAGTGTTCGCAGTGGAAGAAATAAACTTCTTCTCAATACTGAGTCCTAGAAGATTATTTACTTCAAGAGCTTTATTCCTCACATCTATTAATTGGATGTAATGACCGAGTCTTTTATAATTATCTTTATTCATCATTGTATCTCTTTGTTTGAAGATAGTGCAAAATGCAACACGCATTTTTTGCGTATTACTGAGGGCAAGAAGTCGCTAGATTATGATATCAAGTTTATCTTAAAAAGGAGCGGGCATAAAATGCACGCTGGTTGGAGTATATATTATGCTTTATCATTTAATTCCATAGCTTAACTCTTAAATAAATTAAGTACTTTCAGCTTGCTCTCTTTTTCCTATTTCAGTAAATTAAAGAGTTCGACTTACAGTGTTTTCATCTTTGTGTTATATAAGAATATTCACGACATCCTTTCGATAATCTGTGATTTATAATAATTTAGTGCCTAATGATGCAAAGATAATAAAATTATGACAAAAAAATATATTTGCCCCAATTAATTTTAATAAGTAAATTACCATTTCTAGAAAACACACTATAACCAATTCAAATAAAGATAACAACAAGGTATCTTGCACACATCATGAATTTCATTTCAGAGTCTATAATGTAACCATATTGTAACATTACATTTTATTTTGTGTGTGTTGAGCACCTGTTTCCTACATGTTTTGACTTAACAACATATTAATCAACACGTTAGACCATGTATAAGAACTCAATCTCCTACACTAAACGGAGTGATTAGGGCCTAATCACTCTGTTGTTCTACATGCTTTATTGAGTGATAAGGCCCATATCACTCAACAGCGTAACGAAAAAGGTGATTTGATAATCGTTGCGCTGATTGATTATTATGGTATAATAAACTATGTTCATATATCTGGCCAGTGTAGGATCGATGTAGGAAACATGTAGGATAAGGGACTCATATACACGAACAAACGAACTGTATATCAACAACTTGCGCAGTTAGTGTATATAATGTAGGTAATTTTTCTTTTTTTCTGGGATTATTTTTTAAAATACCTCATTTTCAGTGAAAAAGCCATCATAATCATGCACACAATACAAGTATTTAAAGAAAAAAGAACTTATTCAGCCCATACTATATATCGAGTAATTTGGGATTTATAATACTAAATAAATTAAGAAAGAATATAAATTCAAAATCTGCTTTCATTTCTTTTCGCCACTTTAAACTTATTATCTCTATCTTACTGTAGATAAATGAACTACACCACCTATTAACAAGAACTATATTTCACAACAATTGACTATAATGTTTGGCTATAAATTTGAAAATATGTAACTTTGCCACGTCAAAATTAATAACAATGACTAGTAAAACTAAAAAAACAGTGTTGACAATCGTGGCATTGTTGACATTAATGCCATGTATGTCACAGGAAGAAGGACAAAAGAAATGGGGACTGCAAGTGGAATTCGGACAGACGACATTGCAAAATGACGATGAAGCAACACATGACTTTTATCCATCTGACGATCAAGGTAATACTTTCGCTATTACTGCAGACTATTATTTAAAGCCCAGACTTGCCTTGATTGGCGGAGTGTATTTTGAACAAAACGGAATACTTACTGATTATTCAGGCGGAATTGGCCTGGCAAAGGTAAATCAAATGGGGCTTCAAGCTGGAGCTAAATTTTATTTCTTTCCTAAGAAATGGATTTTCCAACCACATATCGGAGCAAGTATATATACTAACTTCGTGAACTGGGACAGAAAAGGCAATGGAGATTATCGACTTACAGAAGGATACCCTGACAGTCATTTACATGTAGACTGGAACGTGAAATGCTCACCAATAAGTATTGTTCCTAGATTTGGATTTGACATTCGTCTTATCAGTACGCTTTCATTGACATGTGGTTGGGATCTACGCTTTCCATTAGGAGGCAGCACTAAATACAACGCTCACTTTACAGACGGGCCGATGGTTGGTCAAAAGACATTCGTGAAAGAATCATTACGCCAAGGTGTTTCTATAGGTATAAAAATGGATTTCCCTGCAAAAGCTATAACAAGTAAAACAACAAATAGCTTGCTTATGCTTCTAGGTAGCTGGATTTCATATAAAGCCGGCAGATATTAAGGATTATGTTTCTTTGTTACAAAGAAAAAGGAATAGAGATACATACAGCAATAAAAAAATAGCCTGGCGAATTCGTCAGGCTATTTATATTTTAATCCATGTGAAACAACTCTTCCAGCGGTATGCTTACAGGAGAGTTATCCTTGTTGGTATCCATAATATCCGCCATCATATCCCACCACTTCTGTGTTATAGGGTCTACGTTGTCAGTGTCTTGACTATTGGTTTCCTTTGAACACTCCTGATAGGCAAACAATAAATTAGTTTCCTTATCCCAGAAAATGCTGTAATTGCTCACACCAGAATCCTTAATCATTTGTTTCAGTTCCGGCCAAATAGCAGCATGTCTGCGTGCATATTCTTTTTCACAACCGGGTTTAAGGTACATTTTAAATGCAAATCTCTTCATAATTAAACTATTATTATTAGGTTTATTTTATTTTCTTGCCGTTAATAACTACATTCTTGACAAATGTATTATCAATTAAGCTTTTTGAAAATTCATTAGCCTCATCTGTAACATTCACATTTACAAAAGAAAATGATAACAGATGATACTTGTCACTTGTACCAACATCAAAGAAGTTACGACAAGTTGCTTTTACGTTGCGAACAGTGATGTTATTGCATTCAGACAACGGCATATCATCACGCTTCTGTGGATTGAAGAATTGAGACCAAGGACGAACAACAATATAGCTGCCTACGTTTCCACTCACGTTATCTACTGTTACATACTCATAATGCTGTGGGGTATCGGGACGCATTTTAAGCCATAACACACGATTTGCATTATCAGCGATGCAGTTGCGCAAGATGATATTACGATCGTTCACACTCTCAGAACCAAGTGTAAGGCAACCATGAACCGTTCCGTAACGACAATTCTGTATTAAGATACGCTCACAAGGTCCGTTAGTAGAGTCCTTATCAGCGAAAGTACCCTTTCCACCTTTCAGTACAACAGCATCATCATTAACGTTCATATAGCATCCGTTTACAATTAGATCTGTGCATGCATCTATATCTATCGCATCGCTACTTGGAGCTTTCACCCCTGTTGTAGGAGCAAATATATAACAATTTAAGTAGCGTACGTGACTGCTCTTGTAAACATGATTTGTCCAAAACGGACTGTTTATCAATCTCACATCCTGAACAGTAACATTCTTGCAATTAGAGATATATGTGAGTCGTGGACGCTGTGCATCCTTATTCGTACATTGACGGTTCCAGTCACGTCTGATCCAGAATTCACGCCAATAGTTATATCCATTTCCGTTTATCGTTCCGTGTCCAGTTATTGTAAATCCATCAACATGATCTGCATTTACCAACGCTGCAAAATATCTACAAGTCTCGCCTTCAATACGAGTATTAACGATACTAAAGTCGGCTATGCGGTCAGAACCTTTCAAGACACCGTTTACATGAAGATGCGTATTTGGTTTGAAAAACAGCGAACCACTAAGAAATGTACCATGTGGTATTACGATAACTCCACCACCATTAGAGGCTGCTAGATCTATTACCTTTTGTATTGCTTCTGTCTGAATAACATTACTGTCATTAACAACTCCGTAATCGGTAATAACATACTGTTTGCCAA
Protein-coding sequences here:
- a CDS encoding mannose-1-phosphate guanylyltransferase, whose product is MNKTPNNNFCVILAGGKGRRLWPCSRESYPKQFIDFFGSGKTQLQQTYERFAKIIPQENIFINTNEAYIDIVKEQLPNVPESRIMAEPIYRNTAPSVAWAAHRILKICPEANLIVSPSDQTVINEDAFKDNVIEGFEFVEKNNCLLTMGVKPTRPEPGYGYVQIGDNTDFDDIYKVKSFIEKPEREFARVFMENGEWYWNTGIFLSNVRYLADSLCKLLPVVLRKLDQDNEDWKMEDENLFVKENFPLYPNLSIDFGVLEKSDNVFLKKCDFGWADLGTWHGIYESMQKSENDNVVINSDVILENSHSNVIKLPKDKLAVINGLDGYIVAEKDNVLLICKKEDSSALVRKYVTEVQMKKGDKFI
- a CDS encoding outer membrane beta-barrel protein; amino-acid sequence: MTSKTKKTVLTIVALLTLMPCMSQEEGQKKWGLQVEFGQTTLQNDDEATHDFYPSDDQGNTFAITADYYLKPRLALIGGVYFEQNGILTDYSGGIGLAKVNQMGLQAGAKFYFFPKKWIFQPHIGASIYTNFVNWDRKGNGDYRLTEGYPDSHLHVDWNVKCSPISIVPRFGFDIRLISTLSLTCGWDLRFPLGGSTKYNAHFTDGPMVGQKTFVKESLRQGVSIGIKMDFPAKAITSKTTNSLLMLLGSWISYKAGRY
- a CDS encoding threonine/serine exporter family protein, translating into MTCSNNTPVDVRDAYVFLAEYAAWLLGCGATCIRITKNVTRIAEAWNLKTEITIMPSSVHLSVFDNDTKQSFIYLKRKPKTGISFYKNTRLSELSWAITDAKVSFEEARERFDKIIAAPYTNKWLVLVLTSLANMSFCRLFGGDPIAMLIVFVATFAGFRLKQMMLEDGFDDRVVFLVCSFFSAVIGSAGYVFHIGTTPELAVGTSVLYLVPGIPYINSLSDMLDGHYLVSFSRFMGAAMLTFCLSCGLAAGMLLMNLKIF
- a CDS encoding TIR domain-containing protein — protein: MAHKTFISYKYSEAQDLRDDIIKALGDDAQYYKGETSDSPDLKDTSTSNIKKNLCDMMFDTSVTIVIISPHMKESKWIDWEIEYCLKNITRKERTSHTNGVVGVIMKFNGGYDWFTNHFINCHGAFVINYRNDYLYPIIYKNHFNSDPPQWHCPSCKTYDWLNGSYIEYINEDDFLSNPQKYINNAYDKSENDASGYSITPTR
- the greA gene encoding transcription elongation factor GreA codes for the protein MAYMSQEGYDTLVADLKRLQSVERPKASAAIAEARDKGDLSENSEYDAAKEAQAHLEDKINKIKIAIAEAKIVDTSRLSTDAVQIMSKVEMTNMATKSKMTYSIVSESEANLKLGKISIKTPIAQGLLNHKVGDVVEVKIPRGVIKLRIDKITIE
- a CDS encoding HIT family protein: MSTIFSKIAAGEIPSYKCAESDKFYAFLDIDPVTKGHTLVVPRKEVDYIFDMEDTELAEFEVFAKKVAKAIKAAFPCKKVAQVVLGLEVNHAHIHLLPMNSEADVDFKHHVKLTETEFEKTADKIYKEFQKL
- a CDS encoding threonine/serine exporter family protein, which gives rise to MFFLEIFQDAFFGALAGIGFASISNPPKQAYKYCALIAGMGHATRFILMNSSLHWGIINASFIAALVIGCLAVLLSSYAKCPPETFSFPSLLPMIPGIYAYHTIEGLVFCLSAQKEELFNHYLYLCASNGFTCSFDILGMVLGVTVPIFIFKKFSFRVTRYNN
- a CDS encoding SIR2 family protein, whose protein sequence is MNKEVFIKNYLAALNNGDAAIFAGAGLSVSSGHVNWKNLLKDIAIELELDIQKESDLVAIAQYYCNTNGGNRTKLNQIIRDEFQNGKTPNKNHDLLAHLPISTYWTTNYDKLIEQTLENNGKICDVKSSCENLTTTLKGRNAVIYKMHGDVDHPENSVLTRDDYESYYHEKTPFINTLSGDLMTKTFLFIGFSFSDPNFSYICSHLRTHLKTNMREHYCFLKNNMEADYENSDDYKYAQKKLSYFINDLERFNIRTVLIADYSEITEILQNIKRRYNNKTVYISGAAAEYNPDGKESYEIFLSKLSSQLIKEGYKIVSGYGLGVGSAIISGALSEIYYKQKKSLNDQLILRPFPQGDDARALWGKYRQDMISYSGISIFLLGNKIEKGSVVSSNGMRSEYEISKDQGNFLIPVGRTGYISKELWAELMKEKKDDCSFDIYRSEFEDLGNESKTLDELIEIIIRLINKIK
- a CDS encoding TIR domain-containing protein, which translates into the protein MKKRQVFYSFHFKNDSWRAGQVRNIGAIEGNAPVSSNDWEEVKRKGEYAIKKWIHDNMNYRSCIIVLIGEETSNRPWCRYEIEKAWKEGKGIVGIYIHGLKNALSQQSLKGENPFRLFYIDITFNYIAQKSSASDSNEINLGKVCKTYDAPFLSSEYVYSYIKQNIEDWVEEAIRIRNQYPK
- the rhaM gene encoding L-rhamnose mutarotase, whose protein sequence is MKRFAFKMYLKPGCEKEYARRHAAIWPELKQMIKDSGVSNYSIFWDKETNLLFAYQECSKETNSQDTDNVDPITQKWWDMMADIMDTNKDNSPVSIPLEELFHMD